The following proteins are co-located in the Deltaproteobacteria bacterium genome:
- a CDS encoding DUF3842 family protein, with the protein MKRICIIDGQGGGIGSTLIKGLREAYGESIEILALGTNAIATAQMMKARANRGASGENAIVRIVQETDLIIGPISITWAHAMMGEITPRMAEAIVSCPAPKILLPLSRENVTLMGLSGEPLPHLVEEIIKDKIKEFIDDV; encoded by the coding sequence ATAAAACGAATCTGTATTATAGACGGCCAGGGAGGGGGCATCGGTTCTACCTTGATCAAGGGCCTGCGGGAAGCCTATGGTGAGTCCATTGAAATCCTGGCCCTCGGCACCAATGCCATAGCCACCGCCCAGATGATGAAGGCCCGGGCCAACCGGGGCGCGAGCGGTGAAAATGCCATTGTCCGAATCGTTCAGGAAACCGACCTCATCATCGGTCCCATCTCCATCACCTGGGCTCATGCCATGATGGGAGAAATAACCCCGCGCATGGCAGAGGCCATTGTCTCCTGTCCCGCCCCCAAGATTCTGCTTCCCCTGTCTCGCGAAAATGTCACTCTAATGGGTTTAAGCGGCGAACCGCTGCCGCACCTGGTTGAGGAAATTATCAAAGATAAGATTAAGGAGTTCATTGACGATGTGTGA
- a CDS encoding PAS domain S-box protein, producing the protein MENPVNSDSQELQQLIIESRNKFRALVDGIGDEIFSLDSDFKITSVNQALAETLGSHPKKVIGRYCYEAIYGYKRPCEEAEFTCPAVSVRQSGHIEIGLREIKQETGPNRYLEIRAMPVLDDRKKMKNVILIRRDITIQKEAEKQIQEYNERLRQEVKRQTAELEETNEQLRRQKNELEAAYQELRELEQLKRDLTNMVIHDLKGPLAEIVANLEMIKYETLSEFQADVLESAVLGSVEMSRMIANLLGISRMEEQKLQLEISSFELKKSIEEIAERYRPLARLKNITISTEIPADLPLLETDSLMFERILINLLTNAIDHTLESGQITLKAETKNEEFHIKVQDNGRGIPKEILDKIFDKFSQGREGAPKTGAGLGLTFCKMAVQALGGQIEVESESGRGTTFSFSLPQEASSSFNFFD; encoded by the coding sequence ATGGAAAACCCAGTGAACTCTGACAGCCAAGAGCTACAGCAACTGATTATTGAAAGTCGAAATAAATTTCGAGCACTGGTTGACGGCATTGGGGATGAAATCTTTTCCCTAGACAGCGATTTCAAAATCACGTCCGTGAATCAAGCCCTGGCAGAAACCTTGGGCAGCCACCCCAAAAAAGTTATTGGCCGGTACTGTTACGAAGCAATCTACGGGTACAAAAGGCCCTGTGAGGAAGCTGAATTTACTTGCCCGGCCGTGTCCGTTCGCCAGTCAGGCCATATTGAAATCGGTCTTCGTGAAATTAAACAAGAAACTGGGCCGAACCGTTATCTCGAAATCAGGGCCATGCCCGTTTTGGATGACCGGAAAAAGATGAAGAACGTTATCCTGATCCGGCGAGATATAACTATACAGAAGGAAGCAGAGAAACAGATTCAGGAATACAATGAACGGCTGCGCCAGGAGGTCAAGAGGCAGACGGCTGAACTTGAGGAAACCAATGAGCAGCTTAGAAGACAAAAAAACGAGCTCGAAGCGGCTTATCAGGAATTGAGAGAACTGGAACAGCTCAAACGTGACCTGACTAATATGGTCATCCATGACCTCAAAGGGCCCTTGGCCGAAATCGTGGCCAACCTGGAAATGATCAAATATGAAACGCTGTCAGAATTTCAGGCTGATGTCCTCGAATCCGCTGTTCTGGGCAGCGTTGAAATGTCCCGCATGATAGCCAATCTCCTGGGCATCAGCCGCATGGAAGAACAGAAGCTGCAGCTGGAAATCTCATCCTTTGAGCTTAAAAAGTCAATCGAAGAAATCGCCGAACGATATCGTCCCCTGGCCAGGCTCAAAAACATTACTATCTCTACGGAAATCCCAGCCGATCTGCCTTTACTCGAAACCGATTCTCTCATGTTCGAGCGCATTCTGATAAACCTCCTGACCAACGCCATTGACCATACCCTGGAGTCCGGCCAAATTACACTTAAGGCCGAAACGAAAAACGAGGAATTTCACATCAAAGTCCAGGATAATGGCCGCGGCATACCAAAGGAAATACTGGACAAGATTTTCGATAAGTTTTCCCAAGGCAGGGAAGGGGCGCCGAAGACCGGAGCAGGCCTGGGCCTGACCTTCTGTAAAATGGCCGTCCAGGCCCTGGGCGGCCAGATCGAAGTGGAAAGCGAGTCTGGCCGAGGCACGACCTTCTCCTTCTCTCTGCCTCAAGAAGCAAGTTCATCCTTCAATTTTTTTGATTAG
- a CDS encoding CooT family nickel-binding protein, whose protein sequence is MCEASAFKFKDGQEELLLEAVDLIEPESDDSFRIVSIFGEQKVIKGKIKVINLVNHKIVFED, encoded by the coding sequence ATGTGTGAAGCTTCGGCATTTAAGTTTAAGGACGGCCAGGAGGAACTGCTGCTGGAGGCCGTGGACCTGATCGAGCCTGAGAGCGATGATAGTTTTCGGATCGTAAGTATTTTTGGCGAGCAAAAAGTAATCAAAGGCAAGATCAAGGTCATCAATCTGGTTAATCACAAGATAGTATTTGAAGATTAA
- the radC gene encoding DNA repair protein RadC: protein MANEKEKDPRLGHRQRLKDKFRQHGLEKFTDEEIIELLLTFGTPRKDCKQTARDLLKKFGSIPAIFDADLAKLTQVKNIGPNNPIAIKFIAAVAGTYLKRDLIGRDYLASSKKVFQYLQHDLENLPKEVFKVIYLDGANGVIGIEDLSQGTVGAANVHPRELIERALARNAAGLVFAHNHPSGSVRPSPNDFRLTRQLIHAARLVEISVIDHIIVGRGGKYFSFRDQGHLARYETEFKQFYYARD, encoded by the coding sequence TTGGCTAATGAGAAAGAAAAAGACCCCAGACTGGGGCACCGCCAAAGACTCAAAGACAAGTTTCGCCAGCATGGTCTTGAAAAGTTTACTGACGAGGAGATCATCGAGCTTTTACTCACCTTCGGAACGCCCCGCAAGGATTGCAAACAGACCGCCCGGGATCTCCTTAAGAAGTTTGGCTCCATTCCGGCCATCTTCGACGCTGACCTGGCCAAACTGACCCAGGTCAAAAACATCGGCCCTAACAACCCTATAGCCATAAAGTTTATTGCTGCGGTGGCCGGGACTTATCTGAAACGGGACCTTATCGGGCGGGATTACCTGGCTTCCTCTAAAAAGGTTTTTCAATATCTTCAGCACGACCTGGAAAACCTGCCCAAGGAGGTCTTCAAGGTCATCTATTTGGATGGGGCCAACGGGGTTATCGGAATCGAGGACCTCAGCCAGGGAACGGTTGGAGCTGCCAATGTCCATCCCAGGGAACTCATCGAAAGAGCCCTGGCCCGCAACGCCGCCGGACTGGTTTTTGCTCACAACCACCCCTCGGGCAGCGTCCGGCCTTCGCCCAATGACTTTCGTCTGACCCGTCAGCTAATACATGCCGCTCGTCTGGTGGAAATCAGCGTCATTGACCATATCATTGTCGGCAGAGGAGGCAAGTACTTCAGCTTTCGAGATCAGGGGCACCTGGCCAGGTATGAGACGGAGTTTAAACAGTTTTATTACGCTCGGGATTGA
- the amrS gene encoding AmmeMemoRadiSam system radical SAM enzyme — protein sequence MREALLYETLDQDRVRCHLCAHRCLIKPDKTGICGVRLNQEGRLFTQVYGLAISTNSDPIEKKPLFHFLPGTSSFSIATVGCNFTCAYCQNYDISQMPRDAGRVVGQEISPSEIVSLAKRRQDASISYTYTEPTIFFEYALDTARAASAEGLKNIFVTNGYMTEEALKMIGSDLHAANVDLKAFQDEFYRKLCQAKLEPVKETIVRMKEMGVWVEVTTLIIPGYNDNEEELAALAGWLAGVSPEIPWHISRFHPTYRLLDADSTPAATIHRAREIGLAAGLHYVYSGNIWGDEGEKTYCHHCHHLLIDRTGFSILANHVQQGACPVCQTPVAGVGI from the coding sequence ATGCGGGAAGCTCTGCTTTATGAAACGCTGGACCAGGACAGGGTCCGCTGCCATTTATGTGCGCACCGCTGTTTGATCAAGCCGGACAAAACCGGGATTTGTGGTGTGCGCCTCAACCAGGAGGGACGCCTTTTCACTCAGGTGTACGGCCTGGCCATCTCCACCAATTCCGATCCGATCGAGAAAAAACCGCTTTTCCATTTTCTGCCAGGCACGAGCTCCTTTTCCATAGCTACCGTGGGCTGTAATTTTACCTGCGCCTACTGCCAGAATTACGACATCTCCCAGATGCCCAGGGATGCCGGCCGGGTGGTCGGCCAGGAGATATCCCCGTCGGAGATCGTGTCCCTGGCCAAGCGCCGTCAGGACGCCTCGATTTCTTATACCTATACGGAACCGACCATTTTTTTTGAATATGCCTTGGATACAGCCCGGGCTGCTTCGGCCGAGGGATTGAAAAACATCTTTGTCACCAACGGCTACATGACCGAAGAGGCCTTGAAGATGATCGGGTCTGATCTGCACGCCGCCAACGTGGACCTGAAGGCCTTTCAGGACGAATTTTACCGGAAACTCTGCCAGGCCAAACTGGAGCCGGTCAAGGAAACCATTGTGCGCATGAAAGAGATGGGCGTCTGGGTGGAAGTAACCACCTTAATTATTCCCGGGTATAATGACAATGAGGAGGAGCTGGCCGCACTGGCCGGGTGGCTGGCCGGAGTCAGTCCGGAAATACCGTGGCATATCAGCCGGTTTCACCCCACCTACCGGCTGCTTGACGCAGACTCCACCCCGGCGGCCACCATCCATCGCGCCAGGGAGATCGGGCTTGCGGCCGGCCTTCATTATGTTTACTCAGGCAACATCTGGGGAGATGAAGGCGAAAAGACTTACTGTCATCACTGCCACCACCTGCTCATTGATCGAACAGGTTTTTCTATCCTGGCCAACCATGTTCAGCAGGGCGCCTGCCCGGTGTGCCAGACTCCTGTGGCAGGCGTGGGGATCTGA
- a CDS encoding class I SAM-dependent methyltransferase has translation MSLIFNQEAAQKQEAWFQTEAGRAAFALQKGLVLRLVRPQARERLLDVGCGTGLYLEVFYEQGLNVTGLEPSAVMLDLARKRMGHRAALVPGRAENLPFEDNEFDVVILITCLEFLDDPEAALAEAMRVAQSRVFVGVLNSFSLTALARRIKGLVKDSIYNRARFFSLWKLHGMMGHLTDRARIRWGTVHLLPPSLAHRVLPFESQHLVQSNPFGAFLGLVADVTYSMRTDNLPLRIRLRLKRQPAPSSTIYGPDRSALSTRANNHEKRKKDAGSSAL, from the coding sequence TTGAGTCTTATTTTTAACCAAGAAGCCGCACAAAAACAGGAGGCCTGGTTTCAAACCGAGGCTGGGCGGGCGGCCTTTGCCCTTCAAAAGGGTCTGGTGTTGCGCTTGGTCCGGCCCCAGGCCCGGGAACGCTTACTGGACGTGGGCTGCGGTACCGGGCTTTATCTTGAGGTTTTTTATGAGCAGGGCCTGAATGTAACCGGGCTCGAACCTTCCGCGGTTATGCTCGATCTGGCTAGAAAGCGCATGGGTCACCGGGCCGCCCTTGTCCCGGGCCGGGCTGAAAACCTGCCTTTTGAGGATAATGAATTCGACGTTGTCATCCTGATCACCTGCCTGGAATTTTTAGATGATCCTGAAGCGGCTTTGGCTGAAGCCATGCGGGTGGCGCAGAGCCGGGTCTTCGTCGGAGTCCTCAACAGCTTTTCATTGACCGCCCTGGCCCGGCGGATCAAGGGCCTGGTCAAGGACAGCATCTATAACCGGGCCCGGTTTTTCTCCCTGTGGAAGCTGCACGGCATGATGGGCCACCTGACCGACCGGGCCCGAATACGCTGGGGCACCGTCCATTTACTGCCGCCGAGCCTGGCTCACCGCGTCTTGCCTTTTGAATCCCAGCACCTGGTCCAGTCCAACCCCTTTGGAGCCTTTTTAGGTCTGGTGGCCGACGTGACTTATTCCATGAGGACCGACAACCTGCCTCTCAGAATAAGATTAAGGCTTAAACGCCAGCCGGCGCCCTCCTCAACCATTTACGGGCCTGACCGGTCTGCTTTGTCAACCCGGGCTAACAATCATGAAAAGAGGAAAAAGGATGCGGGAAGCTCTGCTTTATGA
- the ilvD gene encoding dihydroxy-acid dehydratase codes for MRSDAMKKGLDRAPHRSLLKAMGYTDKEINRPIIGIANSANEITPGHIHLDRIAEAVKAGVRMAGGTPMEFSTIGVCDGLAMNHEGMKYSLASRELIADSVEVMARAHPFDGLVIIPNCDKIVPGMLMAVLRLNIPAIAISGGPMLAGSVDGRAVDLITVFESVGRVRARSMSERELEQLEEAACPGCGSCAGMFTANSMNCLTEALGLGLPGNGAIPAINAARIRLAKEAGFAVMHLVKKNICPRDIATEAAFMNALAVDMALGCSTNTVLHVPALAHEAGIELNLDIFNEVSARTPHLVSLSPGGPHHLQDLHEAGGVMAVMAELAKAELVNQEVLTVTGKKLKSSLKGARVKNRAVIRELSSPYHTEGGLAILKGNLAPEGAVVKQSAVAEEMLKSKGQARVFDSEEEASSAILDGKIKPGDAVVIRYEGPKGGPGMREMLTPTSSIVGMGLGSSVALLTDGRFSGGTQGAAVGHVSPEAALGGPIALVKEGDLISIDIPGKKITLEISESEMKRRRQTWSPPEPKIKHGYALRYSHMVTSGATGAVFKESV; via the coding sequence ATGAGAAGTGACGCTATGAAAAAGGGTCTGGATAGAGCTCCTCACCGATCCCTGCTCAAGGCTATGGGTTATACGGACAAGGAGATTAACAGACCGATCATCGGCATAGCCAACTCAGCTAACGAAATCACCCCCGGTCACATACATCTTGATCGTATCGCCGAGGCGGTCAAGGCGGGCGTGCGCATGGCCGGTGGGACGCCCATGGAATTTTCCACCATCGGCGTTTGTGACGGTCTGGCCATGAACCATGAAGGTATGAAGTACTCATTGGCCAGCCGGGAGCTTATTGCCGACTCGGTCGAGGTCATGGCCAGGGCTCATCCTTTCGACGGTTTGGTCATCATCCCCAACTGCGACAAGATTGTTCCCGGGATGCTCATGGCTGTTCTGAGGCTCAACATCCCTGCCATTGCCATTTCCGGCGGCCCCATGCTCGCCGGATCGGTAGACGGTCGCGCCGTGGACCTGATCACGGTCTTCGAGAGTGTGGGCAGGGTGAGGGCGAGAAGCATGTCGGAAAGGGAGCTGGAGCAGCTGGAGGAGGCGGCCTGTCCTGGCTGCGGTTCCTGCGCGGGCATGTTCACGGCCAACTCCATGAACTGCCTCACCGAGGCTCTTGGCCTCGGTCTGCCTGGAAACGGCGCCATCCCCGCCATTAACGCGGCGCGTATCCGGCTGGCCAAGGAAGCCGGGTTTGCGGTCATGCACCTGGTCAAAAAGAACATCTGCCCCCGGGACATCGCCACCGAGGCGGCTTTCATGAACGCCCTGGCTGTGGATATGGCCTTGGGCTGCTCGACCAACACCGTTCTGCATGTCCCGGCCCTGGCCCATGAGGCGGGCATTGAGCTCAATCTGGATATCTTCAATGAAGTTAGCGCCCGGACTCCCCATCTGGTCAGCCTTTCGCCTGGAGGGCCGCATCACCTTCAGGATCTGCATGAAGCCGGCGGTGTCATGGCGGTCATGGCCGAACTGGCCAAGGCTGAGCTGGTCAATCAGGAGGTCCTGACGGTTACGGGCAAGAAACTCAAATCCAGTCTCAAAGGGGCACGGGTGAAAAACCGGGCTGTGATTCGAGAACTGAGCTCGCCCTACCACACTGAGGGCGGCCTGGCCATCCTTAAAGGCAATCTGGCCCCGGAGGGAGCGGTGGTGAAGCAGTCGGCCGTGGCTGAGGAAATGCTTAAGAGTAAGGGTCAAGCTCGCGTCTTCGACTCAGAAGAAGAAGCTTCATCTGCTATCCTTGACGGGAAAATCAAGCCCGGGGACGCGGTGGTCATCCGTTATGAAGGGCCGAAAGGCGGGCCTGGGATGAGAGAGATGCTGACCCCGACCAGCAGCATTGTCGGAATGGGACTGGGTTCATCCGTGGCCTTGCTCACGGACGGCCGTTTTTCCGGCGGCACTCAGGGCGCGGCCGTCGGCCATGTTTCACCCGAGGCGGCCCTGGGAGGGCCGATCGCTCTAGTTAAGGAGGGTGATCTGATTTCGATTGACATCCCTGGCAAGAAGATCACCCTTGAAATCAGCGAAAGTGAGATGAAAAGACGGCGACAAACATGGTCTCCGCCGGAGCCTAAAATCAAGCACGGGTATGCCTTGCGTTACTCGCACATGGTGACCTCAGGCGCCACCGGCGCCGTTTTTAAGGAAAGCGTTTGA